One genomic segment of Coraliomargarita parva includes these proteins:
- a CDS encoding YheT family hydrolase produces the protein MPLLQSSYRPPFGFWSGHLQTIYPALFRKVRAITTQRERIETPDEDFIDLDWYREGSSKRLAILTHGLEGNSQRAYVQGAASVLKDADWHVLAWNLPSCSGEPNRRLSSYHSGSTDHLETVLKHVFALNQYDRIALVGYSLGGNIQLKYLGDLGRHVDARIQATVAFSVATDLEGGARQLEHWSNRIYMQRFLKTLRAKVLHKMDVLPGELSDEGLHLMRTFREFDNAYTAPIHGFHSAQDYWRQCSCGPRLSNIRVPTLLVNAKDDPFLSPSCYPVEAAQRNRYLYLEIPKNGGHMGFIAFNQDHSYWSDRRMLEFLTEHLSS, from the coding sequence ATGCCGCTCCTCCAATCCTCCTACCGTCCGCCGTTCGGCTTTTGGAGCGGGCACCTGCAAACGATATATCCCGCACTGTTCCGTAAAGTTCGAGCTATCACAACCCAACGAGAACGAATCGAAACACCGGATGAAGATTTCATCGATTTGGACTGGTACCGCGAAGGTAGCTCAAAACGTTTGGCGATTTTGACACACGGATTGGAAGGCAATTCCCAGCGTGCTTATGTCCAAGGTGCAGCCTCCGTCCTAAAAGATGCGGACTGGCATGTCTTGGCCTGGAACCTACCCAGCTGTAGCGGCGAACCGAATCGAAGACTCTCCTCCTACCATAGCGGCTCAACCGATCATCTCGAAACTGTACTGAAGCATGTCTTTGCATTGAACCAATATGATCGTATTGCCTTGGTCGGCTACAGCCTGGGAGGGAACATCCAGCTGAAATACCTCGGCGACCTCGGCCGGCATGTGGACGCACGCATTCAAGCGACGGTCGCGTTCTCCGTCGCGACGGATTTAGAAGGCGGAGCGCGCCAACTGGAACATTGGAGCAATCGGATCTATATGCAGCGCTTTCTAAAAACGCTGAGAGCCAAGGTTCTGCACAAAATGGACGTACTTCCGGGAGAGCTCTCGGACGAAGGCCTGCATCTCATGCGCACGTTTCGTGAATTTGACAATGCCTACACCGCTCCGATTCACGGCTTCCACAGCGCTCAAGACTATTGGCGGCAGTGCAGCTGCGGTCCCAGATTGTCAAACATCCGGGTCCCCACCCTCTTGGTCAATGCAAAGGACGATCCATTCCTCAGCCCGAGTTGCTATCCGGTCGAAGCCGCTCAACGCAATCGCTACCTCTACTTGGAAATCCCAAAGAACGGCGGACATATGGGATTCATAGCCTTCAATCAGGACCATAGTTATTGGTCCGACCGCCGGATGC